One Capra hircus breed San Clemente chromosome 29, ASM170441v1, whole genome shotgun sequence genomic region harbors:
- the LOC100860781 gene encoding serum amyloid A3 precursor (The RefSeq protein has 1 substitution compared to this genomic sequence), whose protein sequence is MNLSTGIIFCFLILGVSSQGWGTFLREAGQGAKDMWRAYRDMKEANYKGADKYFHARGNYDAAQRGPGGVWAAEVIREALQGITDPLFKGMTRDQVREDTKADQFANEWGQSGKDPNHFGPADLPDKY, encoded by the exons ATGAACCTTTCCACGGGCATCATTTTCTGCTTCCTGATCCTGGGCGTCAGCAGCCAGGGATGGGGGACATTCCTCAGGGAAGCTGGTCAAG gGGCTAAAGACATGTGGAGAGCCTACAGAGACATGAAAGAAGCCAACTACAAGGGTGCAGACAAATACTTCCATGCCCGCGGAAACTATGACGCTGCCCAAAGGGGACCAGGGGGTGTCTGGGCTGCTGAAGTGATCAG AGAGGCTCTTCAGGGAATCACAGACCCTCTGTTCAAGGGTATGACCAGGCCCCAGGTACGAGAGGACACGAAGGCTGACCAGTTTGCCAACGAATGGGGCCAGAGCGGCAAAGACCCCAACCACTTCGGACCTGCTGACCTGCCTGACAAGTACTGA